A segment of the Pongo abelii isolate AG06213 chromosome 16, NHGRI_mPonAbe1-v2.0_pri, whole genome shotgun sequence genome:
aaaaaatgcttaagtatTCAAAGACAGCAATTACAGGTACTGAGAACATCGCTGTAagcaaactgaggcagagaaaacaaaggtGCTGATGAGGATTTGAACCACCTAACATGCAGAAACCCACTGGGTGATTTCCTAGGTTCCAAGTTGGCATTATCTTTCAGAATGATCTTCTAGAAGAGGACACATAACACTGTTACAAAGGATCTGGAGAAAGAGACCCTTGCTTTATCACTCCAGCTCTCCAGTCATGCTTCACATTTTCGCTTCTTCCACTCTTTCACATGAAGTCAATTTACAGACTTCCATCAAGCCCTTAGAGACCTTTTTGTACTATCCCTGACAAGTTCTGGATGTTATCTCTGCACTTTTGACAAATTCTTAGCAGTTAAGATTTTGGTTCAAGCACAATATAGCTAGAATAGGGTCATATactcaataaaacaaatatttaccaagcatttattgagtggaagATAAAAAGCACAAAGcataattacaaaatattctCCCCTGCCAccataaaagaatttttttaaaggcttacaGAATATAGCATAACGTGACCAAAGCAAAAACtggggggaggaagggaaaatatcAGCATGAACTCAATACGACCCAGAAGAGCCTTGATGGTCAGACATGTAAAGACAAGTTGGGTAGGGTTAAGGGGTGGAGGTCAGGGGCACAGGTCACAGGCACATTCTACAAGGGAAAACAGCTGATACAGAAGCCTGAAAGGAAAAGCGGGCAGAGCACCTGTACAGGACTCTTACCTGCGGCATCTACCATACAATGCGCCTTTCCAGAACACAGCAGTGCGCAGCCAGACCCGGGGGAGAGTGATCACTCAAACAGCACCAGAGGCTGCATTCCAACTTTTCTTCCATCAACGAGTCCATTCTCATTGTTAGTTTCTCCTTCAACAGAAACTTAAAACCAATTGGCTGAACACGCGGGAGCAAGGAAAACCTGACTGAAGAATGAGGCGTTAAAACCTAAGGGCTTTGGgtcctggcacggtggctcacgcctggaatcccagcactttgggaggcagaggtaggtcatttgaggtcaggagtttgacagcagcctggccaacacggggaaaccccgtctctactaaaaacacgttagccaggcgtggtggcgggcgcctgtaatcccagctactcgggaggctgaggcagcagaatcgcttcaACCAGTGGACTGTCAAGAGACATaggctgcaatgagcccagatcgcgccactgcactccagcctgggtgacagagtgagactccctcaaaagaaaaaataatttttttttgagagaagtctccCTCTTATCCCCCAAGTTTGAGTGCAacggctggatctcggctcactgcaacctccgcctctcgggttcaaacgattctcctgcctctgcctctcaagtagcggggattaagtcgcctgccaacacgcctggataatttttgtacattttagtagagacggggtttcaccatgttggccaggctggtctcttaactcctgacctcaggtgatccgcgcgcctctgcctcccaaagtgaggggattacaggcgtgagccactgtgcccagccaaaataccGAAAATCTTAAAGGTCTTTCCCCTTCCCCGCCTGGGCTCAAAAAACGCCGGAGCCGCCCTGCACCGCCCTGTCGCGGTCTCCGGAGCAGGCAGGCCGACTGAGGGCGACCATGGGTCCCAAGAAGGCTCCGGCAGTCGCGGGCTCCCACTTCGGGGCGCGGCGACGGGGGCCTAGAGGGGCCAACAGCCCCCAAGCCTACCCCACGCGAGGAGTCGGAGAGACGCGCCCTCCGTCTCCTCCCACCCAAGCCTCCCGCAGTCCCGGCCGGGGCCGGGCCAGTCGCGGAAGAAAGGGGCGGGGAAGTGGGGCCTCTCTGGGGACGGCTCCCCTTTGCCCTGGGACTCCCGGCGCCCCCTCTCTGCCCTCGCCCTGCCCCGCGAGGCCGCCGCCGGGCGCCTCACAGTCATGTTGCAGTGGAGCGTGAGCGGGGGCTGCGGCTCCTGGTTCTTGTGGAAGATAGACCCAGAAACTTCACTTTGGCCTTGAACCCTGACACGGACATCTTCCACTCATGTACGGCGGGAGGGGCGCGAAGGGGAGCCTGTCCGGAGCCGCTGTCACGGCGGCGAGTACCCCGCGGGGCCGCCCAGCCGAGCTTTCGCGACTCTGCCTCTGCCTGCCGCCTGGACCCTTGTGGGAGCGTGGCTGGAAAATGGCAAGGTGCCCGGAAGCCTTGGCGGGAGCTGTGTGGTGGCCTGCGGGGCTGCTCCCTTTGTAACGGACTCCACCCACAGGAGGCGCGGCTCCTGTCAAGCCGCAGCTTCAAAGGGCAACATAACCACTGCCCCCACTACCGCCTGGGAAAGGGCTGCCCCTACCCCGCCCCCGTCACCCTCACCCCTCAGGCCTCAACCAGGCGGGCCCTGCGCGCACCAGTTTCGGCGGGTGCACGAGTCCAGAGCGTGCGCGCGCTCCCGGCTGCC
Coding sequences within it:
- the LOC129050570 gene encoding uncharacterized protein LOC129050570; this translates as MESGKPQVLSQFYCEVDNSKGAFLCLRFVETYSSVLQTNTEPTPRLFNLPIIGRLRQSRAPTSGRGDGGLEGPTAPKPTPREESERRALRLLPPKPPAVPAGAGPVAEERGGEVGPLWGRLPFALGLPAPPLCPRPAPRGRRRAPHSHVAVERERGLRLLVLVEDRPRNFTLALNPDTDIFHSCTAGGARRGACPEPLSRRRVPRGAAQPSFRDSASACRLDPCGSVAGKWQAPTVCLKLTVKKSMLQLAGVSNSTCGGMRNVRVETRNIKPQSKGPPRLECSGTISAHCRRGHQVQTGEGGKGTERKMPGVGGSQCP